From Pandoraea vervacti, the proteins below share one genomic window:
- a CDS encoding feruloyl-CoA synthase — MAGHRYRQVAIGNPGVEILREGEFWYLRSRETLGDYPERLTDRLVSGAAKHPERLLVARRGKDGEWIGITYGQMLLRVRAIGQALRDRGLSAQRPIAILSGNDLEHFQLALGAMYAGVPFAPISPAYSIVSTDYGKLRHTLGLLRPGLVYASDANAYARAMDAVLDADVIRVTENGDNNTLAFDALVDAVPRDIDATHAQVTGDTIAKVLFTSGSTRLPKAVPTTQRMLCSNQQMLLQTFPTFGETPPVLVDWLPWNHTYGGSHNVGIALYNGGTLYIDDGKPVAGKFEETLRNLREISPTVYFNVPKGWEDLAIALESDAVLRERFFAKVNLYFFGGAGLSQAAWDRLERVTETHCGERIRIMSGLGMTETSPSCMFTTGPVMRAGYIGLPAPGCEVKLAPVGGKLEVRFRGPNVMAGYWRHESSEAVFDEEGYYCTGDAATFVDKHDPEAGLQFDGRITEDFKLSSGTFVSVGPLRARVISEGAPYVQDAVITGINRDDIGLMIFPRVEDCRRLSGLPREAPLADVLASAPVRDVFASLLAKLNANASGSATTVARLLLLDTPPSLDRGEVTDKGSINQRAVQDHRADIVDMLHAAKAGDARVILAAAKR, encoded by the coding sequence ATGGCCGGACATCGCTATCGTCAGGTCGCCATCGGCAATCCCGGTGTCGAAATCCTGCGCGAAGGCGAGTTCTGGTATCTGCGCTCGCGCGAGACACTGGGCGATTATCCGGAGCGTCTGACGGACCGCCTCGTCTCGGGCGCGGCGAAGCACCCTGAGCGCTTGCTGGTGGCGCGTCGCGGCAAGGATGGCGAGTGGATCGGCATTACCTATGGGCAAATGCTGCTGCGCGTGCGCGCCATCGGACAGGCATTGCGCGACCGTGGCCTGTCGGCGCAACGCCCGATTGCGATCCTGTCGGGCAACGATCTCGAACACTTCCAGCTCGCACTCGGCGCGATGTACGCCGGCGTGCCGTTTGCGCCGATTTCACCGGCCTATTCCATCGTATCGACGGACTACGGCAAACTGCGCCACACGCTCGGGTTGCTGCGCCCGGGCCTCGTGTACGCGAGCGACGCAAACGCCTACGCCCGCGCCATGGACGCCGTGCTCGACGCCGATGTGATTCGCGTGACCGAAAACGGCGATAACAACACGCTGGCATTCGACGCACTGGTCGACGCCGTGCCGCGCGATATCGACGCAACGCACGCGCAAGTGACCGGCGACACGATCGCCAAGGTGCTGTTCACCTCGGGCTCGACACGTCTTCCCAAAGCGGTGCCGACCACGCAGCGCATGCTGTGCAGCAATCAGCAGATGCTGCTGCAAACTTTCCCGACGTTTGGCGAGACCCCGCCGGTGCTGGTCGACTGGCTGCCATGGAATCACACGTATGGCGGGAGCCACAACGTGGGAATCGCGCTGTACAACGGCGGCACGCTCTACATCGACGACGGCAAGCCTGTTGCCGGGAAGTTCGAGGAGACGCTGCGCAATCTGCGCGAGATTTCGCCCACGGTGTACTTCAACGTGCCGAAGGGCTGGGAAGACCTCGCCATCGCGCTCGAGAGCGACGCCGTGCTGCGCGAGCGCTTTTTCGCGAAGGTGAACCTCTATTTCTTCGGCGGCGCCGGGCTGTCGCAGGCGGCCTGGGACCGGCTGGAGCGCGTGACGGAAACGCATTGCGGCGAGCGCATTCGCATCATGTCCGGCCTGGGCATGACGGAGACGTCGCCGAGTTGCATGTTCACGACGGGGCCGGTCATGCGCGCAGGGTATATCGGCCTGCCTGCGCCCGGCTGCGAGGTGAAGCTCGCACCGGTCGGCGGCAAACTCGAAGTGCGTTTTCGCGGCCCGAACGTCATGGCCGGATATTGGCGGCACGAATCTTCGGAGGCGGTGTTCGACGAGGAGGGCTATTACTGCACGGGTGACGCTGCCACGTTCGTCGACAAGCACGACCCCGAAGCGGGGCTCCAGTTCGATGGCCGTATCACCGAAGACTTCAAGCTGAGCTCGGGAACGTTCGTGAGCGTGGGGCCGTTGCGTGCCCGCGTGATTTCGGAGGGGGCGCCGTATGTTCAGGACGCCGTTATCACCGGAATCAATCGCGATGACATCGGATTGATGATCTTCCCGCGCGTCGAGGATTGCCGACGCCTGAGCGGGCTGCCCAGGGAGGCGCCGCTGGCCGACGTGCTGGCTTCGGCGCCGGTGCGCGACGTGTTCGCTTCGCTGCTGGCCAAACTCAACGCGAACGCCAGCGGCAGCGCTACGACCGTGGCACGTCTGCTGCTGCTCGATACGCCGCCCTCGCTCGATCGTGGCGAAGTGACCGACAAGGGGTCGATCAATCAACGCGCGGTGCAGGACCATCGCGCCGACATCGTCGACATGCTGCATGCCGCGAAGGCGGGCGACGCGCGCGTGATTCTCGCTGCGGCGAAGCGCTGA
- a CDS encoding acyl-CoA dehydrogenase family protein, with protein MGHSELRSAAEDIAFVLDRLGVGEALTRLAPYRDFDTATLVQVIDEAAKFSREVIAPLNAVGDREGCTFHDGNVRTPAGFADAYRQYRDAGWPSLPCDPSLGGQGLPVVAQIAVQELSAGANLAWTMYPGILHGAYECLHRFGSQTLRDAWLGALVTGESLATMCLTEPGAGSDLGQIRTRAEWIDAGDGVARVTGEKIFISGGDQDLTPNILHLVLARTPDAPAGSGGLSLFLVPKVLANGERNAAYCTGIEHKMGIRGSATCSMAFEGATGYLVGAPHRGLEAMFAMMNSARLHVGASAVGLAQSACEMAVRHAQARVQSRVPGADAHAPIAQHPAVWRLLEGQRVALEGARLLLYRAALAIDEAHHADTAEARAQADALAALLTPVVKAMLTEQAFLGASDALQVFGGYGYVEETGISQFVRDARIPMIYEGTNEIQAIDLLMRKIVRDEGAALGQWLAWGRARMNEAKALDTLGGFADALACLDDWTVLMPSLISLARTSPRAALCVAGEAMRTVHGLSMAGLWAQAAVADAAGGNKQRAARFWLKFALPETRRAMAIVAAQIKDPETAQ; from the coding sequence ATGGGGCATTCGGAACTGCGCAGCGCGGCCGAGGATATCGCGTTCGTGCTGGATCGGCTCGGCGTGGGCGAGGCGTTGACGCGCCTCGCCCCCTATCGGGATTTCGACACCGCAACATTGGTGCAGGTGATCGACGAAGCGGCGAAGTTCTCGCGTGAGGTGATTGCGCCGTTGAATGCCGTGGGCGATCGTGAAGGCTGCACGTTTCACGACGGAAACGTCAGAACCCCCGCAGGGTTCGCCGATGCCTACCGTCAGTACAGAGACGCCGGCTGGCCGTCGCTGCCGTGCGATCCGTCGCTCGGCGGGCAGGGCCTGCCGGTCGTGGCGCAGATCGCCGTACAGGAACTGAGCGCGGGTGCGAATCTCGCATGGACGATGTATCCCGGCATTCTTCACGGAGCGTACGAGTGCCTCCATCGTTTCGGCAGCCAGACGCTGCGCGACGCGTGGCTCGGCGCGCTGGTCACCGGGGAATCGCTCGCCACGATGTGTCTCACCGAGCCCGGCGCGGGCAGCGATCTGGGCCAGATTCGTACGCGCGCCGAGTGGATCGACGCGGGAGACGGCGTGGCCCGCGTGACTGGCGAGAAGATTTTCATCTCCGGCGGCGATCAGGATCTCACGCCAAACATCCTGCATCTCGTGCTGGCGCGCACCCCCGATGCGCCGGCGGGCAGTGGCGGTCTATCGCTTTTCCTCGTGCCCAAGGTGCTCGCCAACGGCGAACGCAACGCAGCGTATTGCACCGGCATCGAACACAAGATGGGCATTCGCGGCAGCGCAACGTGCTCGATGGCCTTCGAAGGGGCGACGGGCTATCTCGTCGGCGCGCCGCATCGGGGCCTGGAAGCGATGTTCGCCATGATGAACTCGGCGCGGCTGCATGTCGGCGCATCCGCCGTGGGGCTGGCGCAAAGCGCCTGCGAGATGGCCGTGCGTCATGCGCAGGCGCGGGTGCAGTCGCGCGTGCCCGGGGCCGATGCACACGCGCCGATCGCACAGCATCCGGCGGTCTGGCGTTTGCTCGAAGGCCAGCGTGTCGCGCTCGAAGGCGCACGCCTGCTGCTGTATCGCGCCGCGCTCGCCATCGATGAAGCGCATCACGCCGACACGGCCGAAGCGCGTGCGCAAGCCGACGCGTTGGCGGCGCTGCTCACCCCTGTCGTCAAAGCGATGCTCACGGAGCAGGCGTTTCTTGGGGCGAGCGACGCCTTGCAAGTGTTCGGGGGCTACGGTTACGTGGAAGAGACGGGGATCTCGCAGTTCGTGCGCGATGCGCGCATTCCGATGATCTACGAAGGTACGAACGAGATTCAGGCTATCGATCTTTTGATGCGAAAGATCGTCAGGGATGAGGGCGCTGCGCTCGGCCAATGGCTGGCGTGGGGCAGGGCGCGCATGAACGAAGCGAAAGCGCTCGACACGCTAGGTGGGTTTGCCGACGCGCTCGCGTGCCTCGATGACTGGACGGTATTGATGCCGTCGCTCATCTCGCTCGCTCGCACATCGCCGCGCGCCGCCCTGTGTGTTGCGGGCGAGGCGATGCGAACGGTGCACGGTTTGTCCATGGCCGGCCTCTGGGCACAAGCGGCCGTGGCCGACGCGGCGGGCGGCAACAAGCAACGCGCGGCGCGCTTCTGGCTCAAGTTCGCGTTGCCCGAAACGCGTCGTGCCATGGCGATCGTCGCCGCACAAATCAAGGATCCGGAGACGGCACAATGA